The following proteins are encoded in a genomic region of Penaeus chinensis breed Huanghai No. 1 chromosome 10, ASM1920278v2, whole genome shotgun sequence:
- the LOC125029917 gene encoding LOW QUALITY PROTEIN: DNA ligase 1-like (The sequence of the model RefSeq protein was modified relative to this genomic sequence to represent the inferred CDS: deleted 1 base in 1 codon): MSDVTGEQRPKTRSCVKAGGTTIHSTARYPVHTSIEKGWGKDTALSHHGRHREKDQPLVAVGQPTGAVKKGDLPYTVAQSTQLSGPYAHPALTQWREKKKKEKEKEKEKEKEKKKKKEKEKEKEKEKEKEKEEKKKKEEKEKEKEQEKEKEKEEKMKKKEKKKKENKKKENENENEKEKEKEKGKEKKKEKEKEKEKEKEKKKKEKEKEKEKGKEKKKEKEKEKEKEKEKKKKEKEKEKEKEREKGKKKKRETEKEKEKEKEKEKEKEKKKEKEKEKEKRREEEGEGEGEGEEKKKKKEKEKEKEKKKKEKEKEKEKEKEKEKKKEKEKEKEKEKKEKEKEKKKEKEKEKEKEKEKEKEKKKEKEKEKEKKKKKEKEKEKEKKKKEKEKEKEKKKKKEKEKEKEKEKEKKEEGEGEENEKKKKKEKEKEKEKKKKKEKEKEKEKEKEKEKKKKKEKEKENEKKKKKEKEKEKEKKKKKEKEKEKEKEKEKEKKKKKEKEKENEKKKKKNQIQRDKILPSCGTFQYTLIDGTIQANRQGIVIKDKENNTCLLGDMSVPSDRNVSAKVFEKL, encoded by the exons ATGAGTGACGTAACCGGAGAGCAGAGACCAAAGACCAGAAGCTGTGTCAAGGCCGGAG gaactacgatTCACAGCACGGCCaggtatccagtccatacaagtattgaaaagggttggggcaaGGACACAGCCCTGTCTCACcacggcagacaccgggaaaaag atcagccactagtggctgtgggCCAGCCAACGGGAGCTGTGAAGaagggggatctaccctatacagttgctcaaagtactcagctcaGCGGGCCCTATGctcacccggctctgacacaat ggagagagaagaagaagaaggagaaggagaaggagaaggagaaggagaaggagaagaagaagaagaaggagaaggagaaggagaaggagaaggagaaggagaaggagaaggaggagaagaagaagaaggaggagaaggagaaggagaaggagcaggagaaggagaaggagaaggaggagaagatgaagaagaaggagaagaagaagaaggagaataagaagaaggagaatgagaatgagaatgagaaggagaaggagaaggagaagggaaaggagaagaagaaggagaaggagaaggagaaggagaaggagaaggagaagaagaagaaggagaaggagaaggagaaggagaagggaaaggagaagaagaaggaaaaggagaaggagaaggagaaggagaaggagaagaagaagaaggagaaggagaaggagaaggagaaggagagggagaaggggaagaagaagaagagggagacggagaaggagaaggagaaggagaaggagaaggagaaggagaaggagaagaagaaggagaaggagaaggagaaggagaagagaagagaagaagaaggagaaggagaaggagaaggagaagagaagaagaagaagaaggagaaggagaaggagaaggagaagaagaagaaggagaaggagaaggagaaggagaaggagaaggagaaggagaagaagaaggagaaggagaaggagaaggagaaggaga agaaggagaaggagaaggagaagaagaaggagaaggagaaggagaaggagaaggagaaggagaaggagaaggagaagaagaaggagaaggagaaggagaaggagaagaagaagaagaaggagaaggagaaggagaaggagaagaagaagaaggagaaggagaaggagaaggagaagaagaagaagaaggagaaggagaaggagaaggagaaggagaaggagaagaaagaagaaggagaaggagaa gagaatgagaagaagaagaagaaggagaaggagaaggagaaggagaagaagaagaagaaggagaaggagaaggagaaggagaaggagaaggagaaggagaagaagaagaagaaggagaaggagaaggagaatgagaagaagaagaagaaggagaaggagaaggagaaggagaagaagaagaagaaggagaaggagaaggagaaggagaaggagaaggagaaggagaagaagaagaagaaggagaaggagaaggagaatgagaagaagaagaagaag AACCAGATACAGAGGGATAAGATTTTACCATCTTGTGGGACTTTCCAATACACACTGATTGATGGCACAATACAGGCAAACCGTCAAGGCATTGTTATCAAGGACAAGGAAAATAACACCTGCCTTCTCGGTGATATGAGCGTGCCATCTGACAGAAATGTTTCTGCGAAAGTGTTTGAAAAACTTTAA